From Streptomyces fungicidicus, one genomic window encodes:
- a CDS encoding SanA/YdcF family protein gives MRRFGIRRPRLPRTRTGWRRLVQGVVTVCVLALLPATWLRLTTDDRLRTTADVPRAEVAVVFGAGLWDGEPSPYLAHRLDAAAELYRAGRIEVVLVTGDNSREEYDEPDAMRAYLTRHGVPGSRIVSDYAGFDTWDSCVRAKKIFGVDRAVLISQGFHIRRAVALCETAGVSSYGVGVDDRHDVTWYYGTVRELFAAGKAALDAAFRPDPHFLGPKEPGVRRALAEASARREG, from the coding sequence ATGCGCCGTTTCGGAATCCGCCGTCCACGGCTGCCGCGTACCCGCACGGGGTGGCGGCGGCTGGTGCAGGGGGTCGTGACGGTGTGCGTGCTGGCCCTGCTGCCGGCCACCTGGCTGCGTCTGACGACGGACGACCGGCTGCGCACCACCGCCGACGTGCCGCGCGCGGAGGTCGCCGTGGTCTTCGGGGCGGGGCTGTGGGACGGGGAGCCGTCGCCGTACCTCGCGCACCGGCTGGACGCGGCGGCGGAGCTGTACCGGGCGGGACGGATCGAGGTGGTGCTGGTCACCGGCGACAACAGCCGCGAGGAGTACGACGAGCCGGACGCGATGCGCGCCTACCTGACCCGGCACGGCGTGCCCGGCTCCCGGATCGTCAGCGACTACGCGGGCTTCGACACCTGGGACTCCTGCGTCCGGGCGAAGAAGATCTTCGGCGTGGACCGCGCGGTGCTGATCAGCCAGGGCTTCCACATCCGGCGGGCGGTGGCACTGTGCGAGACGGCCGGGGTCTCCTCGTACGGCGTCGGCGTCGACGACCGCCACGACGTCACCTGGTACTACGGAACCGTCCGGGAGCTGTTCGCGGCGGGCAAGGCGGCGCTGGACGCCGCCTTCCGCCCGGACCCGCACTTCCTCGGGCCGAAGGAGCCGGGGGTGCGGCGGGCGCTCGCCGAGGCGTCCGCGCGGCGGGAAGGGTGA